A single genomic interval of Helianthus annuus cultivar XRQ/B chromosome 6, HanXRQr2.0-SUNRISE, whole genome shotgun sequence harbors:
- the LOC110864379 gene encoding putative pre-16S rRNA nuclease isoform X1, with product MKFVKPLNLYQDLLKLRAVDRGRFLGLDVGDRYVGLAVSDFDNKVASPLSVLVRKKNNIGLMALDFEHLISKLSLSAFIVGYPYENMQKNSKNATQVKVFVDDLCKTGKLEDVRYTLWNECYTTKNVELLLKPLNLPPVEAKTSSDKFAAVAILQAYLDFVNRYAVTEESQ from the exons ATGAAGTTTGTGAAGCCACTCAACTTGTACCAGGACTTGCTGAAGCTGCGTGCTGTGGATCGAGGGCGATTTCTTGGTTTGGATGTTGGTGATAGATATGTTGGCCTCGCGGTTTCGGATTTCGACAATAAAGTTGCTTCACCATTAAG CGTTTTAGTTAGGAAGAAAAACAATATCGGTCTGATGGCTCTTGATTTCGAACATCTG ATATCAAAACTATCTCTGTCTGCCTTTATTGTTGGATACCCATATGAAAACATGCAAAAGAACAGCAAAAAT GCTACCCAAGTGAAAGTATTCGTTGACGACCTTTGTAAAACAGGGAAACTTGAAGACGTGAGGTACACTTTATGGAACGAGTGCTACACGACAAAG AATGTGGAGCTATTGTTGAAGCCATTGAATCTTCCCCCGGTAGAAGCAAAAACGAGTAGTGACAAATTTGCGGCTGTCGCAATACTGCAG
- the LOC110864379 gene encoding putative pre-16S rRNA nuclease isoform X3, with protein MKFVKPLNLYQDLLKLRAVDRGRFLGLDVGDRYVGLAVSDFDNKVASPLSVLVRKKNNIGLMALDFEHLISKLSLSAFIVGYPYENMQKNSKNATQVKVFVDDLCKTGKLEDVRYTLWNECYTTKFKLVPECGAIVEAIESSPGRSKNE; from the exons ATGAAGTTTGTGAAGCCACTCAACTTGTACCAGGACTTGCTGAAGCTGCGTGCTGTGGATCGAGGGCGATTTCTTGGTTTGGATGTTGGTGATAGATATGTTGGCCTCGCGGTTTCGGATTTCGACAATAAAGTTGCTTCACCATTAAG CGTTTTAGTTAGGAAGAAAAACAATATCGGTCTGATGGCTCTTGATTTCGAACATCTG ATATCAAAACTATCTCTGTCTGCCTTTATTGTTGGATACCCATATGAAAACATGCAAAAGAACAGCAAAAAT GCTACCCAAGTGAAAGTATTCGTTGACGACCTTTGTAAAACAGGGAAACTTGAAGACGTGAGGTACACTTTATGGAACGAGTGCTACACGACAAAG TTTAAGTTGGTACCAGAATGTGGAGCTATTGTTGAAGCCATTGAATCTTCCCCCGGTAGAAGCAAAAACGAGTAG
- the LOC110864379 gene encoding putative pre-16S rRNA nuclease isoform X2, giving the protein MKFVKPLNLYQDLLKLRAVDRGRFLGLDVGDRYVGLAVSDFDNKVASPLSVLVRKKNNIGLMALDFEHLISKLSLSAFIVGYPYENMQKNSKNATQVKVFVDDLCKTGKLEDVSLSWYQNVELLLKPLNLPPVEAKTSSDKFAAVAILQAYLDFVNRYAVTEESQ; this is encoded by the exons ATGAAGTTTGTGAAGCCACTCAACTTGTACCAGGACTTGCTGAAGCTGCGTGCTGTGGATCGAGGGCGATTTCTTGGTTTGGATGTTGGTGATAGATATGTTGGCCTCGCGGTTTCGGATTTCGACAATAAAGTTGCTTCACCATTAAG CGTTTTAGTTAGGAAGAAAAACAATATCGGTCTGATGGCTCTTGATTTCGAACATCTG ATATCAAAACTATCTCTGTCTGCCTTTATTGTTGGATACCCATATGAAAACATGCAAAAGAACAGCAAAAAT GCTACCCAAGTGAAAGTATTCGTTGACGACCTTTGTAAAACAGGGAAACTTGAAGACGTGAG TTTAAGTTGGTACCAGAATGTGGAGCTATTGTTGAAGCCATTGAATCTTCCCCCGGTAGAAGCAAAAACGAGTAGTGACAAATTTGCGGCTGTCGCAATACTGCAG